From a region of the Brevibacterium siliguriense genome:
- a CDS encoding glutamate racemase — protein MTRIGLLDSGLGLLGTADALFNLAPDADLVLAMDPDFTPYGSLSTDTLEQRALHSAGVLAEWEPDAIVIACNTASVQALEAVRARYEPNIPVIGTVPAVKMAAGTGQDFAIWATPATTGSEYQQHLIDSFAADLHVAKVACPGLAEAINVADLDQIDTAIEDAFTQMGPGMETVVLGCTHYGLVADRIMAARAGALTVFDSPMPVAKQTLRRIGLEPAGVGEDHTGTGRVLATFASGRRVSLPQALAAYPAGKRLLAREAREA, from the coding sequence ATGACGCGCATCGGCCTGCTCGATTCCGGACTCGGACTCCTCGGCACTGCCGACGCGCTGTTCAATCTCGCCCCCGACGCCGACCTCGTCCTCGCGATGGATCCGGACTTCACCCCCTACGGCAGCCTGAGCACCGACACCCTCGAACAGCGGGCCCTGCATTCGGCCGGGGTGCTCGCCGAATGGGAACCCGACGCCATCGTCATCGCCTGCAACACCGCCTCGGTGCAGGCCCTCGAAGCCGTTCGCGCCCGCTACGAACCGAACATCCCCGTCATCGGCACTGTGCCCGCGGTGAAGATGGCCGCCGGCACCGGCCAGGACTTCGCGATCTGGGCGACACCTGCGACCACGGGCAGCGAGTATCAGCAGCACCTCATCGACTCCTTCGCCGCCGACCTGCACGTAGCCAAGGTCGCCTGCCCGGGACTGGCCGAGGCCATCAACGTCGCCGACCTGGACCAGATCGACACCGCCATCGAGGATGCCTTCACCCAGATGGGACCCGGAATGGAGACCGTGGTGCTCGGCTGCACCCACTACGGACTCGTCGCCGACCGGATCATGGCCGCCCGAGCCGGGGCGCTGACCGTCTTCGACTCCCCCATGCCGGTGGCCAAACAGACGCTGCGTCGCATCGGCCTCGAACCCGCCGGAGTCGGTGAGGACCACACGGGCACGGGTCGCGTGCTCGCGACCTTCGCCTCTGGCCGACGCGTCAGCCTCCCACAGGCCCTCGCCGCGTATCCGGCCGGCAAACGACTGCTGGCCCGAGAGGCCCGAGAGGCCTGA